One window of the Trifolium pratense cultivar HEN17-A07 linkage group LG2, ARS_RC_1.1, whole genome shotgun sequence genome contains the following:
- the LOC123908029 gene encoding uncharacterized protein LOC123908029, translating to MASTGPNDFLASAKGAAASAQTTLGQQGEKVGAAAAGVQKTVGEYVTKATDYVQGKPEEPPKSEEGVIGGAKKTVGGLFK from the coding sequence ATGGCATCAACTGGACCTAATGATTTTTTAGCCAGTGCAAAGGGGGCAGCAGCATCAGCACAGACAACTTTGGGGCAACAAGGTGAAAAAGTAGGAGCTGCTGCAGCTGGTGTTCAGAAGACTGTTGGAGAGTATGTTACCAAGGCTACTGATTATGTTCAGGGCAAACCAGAGGAGCCTCCTAAATCCGAAGAAGGTGTCATTGGTGGTGCTAAAAAGACTGTTGGAGGCTTATTCAAATGA